The following are encoded together in the Ralstonia insidiosa genome:
- the pdhA gene encoding pyruvate dehydrogenase (acetyl-transferring) E1 component subunit alpha: MTTVGSFQIDFLQVLDREGKPVQPLPAFAQDVQTLLALYRAMVLTRAFDTKAVALQRTGKLGTFASSVGQEAIGVGIASVMHPDDVLFPSYRDHSAQLLRGVTMAESLLYWGGDERGSAFSRVPNDFPNCVPIGTQVCHAAGAAYAFQLRGEPRVAVAIIGDGGTSKGDFYEGMNFAGVWNAPLVILINNNQWAISVPRSRQTIAQTLAQKAIAAGIAGLQVDGNDVIAVRQAAQEALDRARAGGGPTLIEAVTYRLGDHTTADDATRYRDSDIVKQAWEAEPILRLRKYLTSVNAWDKAQEDQLGRACYAQVEEAVAEYMAVEHPGPDAMFDHLYATLPSALEWQRAMALAFATNGGAHG, translated from the coding sequence ATGACCACGGTCGGCAGCTTTCAGATCGATTTTCTGCAGGTCCTGGATCGCGAGGGCAAGCCGGTCCAGCCACTCCCGGCGTTTGCGCAGGATGTGCAAACGCTCCTCGCGCTGTATCGCGCGATGGTGCTCACCCGTGCATTCGACACCAAGGCGGTTGCGCTGCAGCGCACCGGCAAGCTCGGCACGTTTGCGTCTTCCGTGGGGCAGGAGGCGATTGGCGTGGGCATCGCCAGCGTCATGCACCCGGACGACGTGCTGTTCCCGTCCTATCGAGACCACAGCGCGCAATTGCTGCGCGGCGTCACGATGGCCGAGAGCCTGCTGTACTGGGGCGGTGACGAGCGCGGCAGCGCGTTCAGCAGGGTGCCCAATGATTTTCCGAACTGCGTACCGATCGGCACCCAGGTGTGCCACGCAGCGGGCGCGGCCTACGCGTTTCAATTGCGCGGCGAGCCCCGCGTGGCGGTCGCGATCATTGGTGACGGTGGCACCTCCAAGGGCGATTTCTACGAAGGCATGAACTTCGCGGGCGTGTGGAATGCGCCGCTGGTGATCCTCATCAACAACAACCAGTGGGCGATCTCGGTGCCGCGCAGTCGCCAGACCATTGCGCAGACGCTGGCGCAAAAGGCCATCGCCGCCGGGATTGCCGGCCTGCAGGTCGACGGCAACGATGTGATTGCGGTGCGACAAGCCGCGCAGGAAGCGTTAGACCGCGCCAGGGCAGGGGGCGGCCCCACGCTCATTGAAGCCGTGACCTACCGCCTGGGCGACCACACCACCGCCGACGATGCCACGCGCTACCGCGATTCCGACATCGTCAAGCAAGCCTGGGAAGCCGAGCCCATTCTGCGACTGCGCAAGTACCTGACCAGCGTGAACGCGTGGGACAAGGCGCAGGAAGACCAACTCGGCCGCGCCTGCTATGCGCAGGTGGAAGAGGCGGTTGCCGAATACATGGCTGTCGAACATCCGGGGCCGGATGCGATGTTCGACCACCTGTACGCGACCCTGCCGAGCGCACTCGAGTGGCAGCGTGCGATGGCGCTGGCATTCGCCACCAACGGAGGTGCACATGGCTGA
- a CDS encoding ABC transporter substrate-binding protein — MKRLVQWLRACGLAGATIAAGAFALAAPVQAQPAGQQVAICYNCPPEWADWASQIKAIKDKTGITVPFDNKNSGQAIAQMLAEKSHPVADVAYLGITSAYQAKEKGLVANYKPKHWEDIPAGMKDPDGAFFSIHSGTLGFFVNKDALEGKPVPRSWKDLLKPEYKGMVGYLDPSSAFVGYVGAVAVNQALGGTLDNFTPGIEWFKQLKKNAPIVPKQTAYARVVAGEIPILLDYDFNAYRAKYKDHANVEFVIPQEGSIAVPYVMSLTANAPHADNAKKVLDFVLSDEGQALWANAYLRPVRANAMSKEAASRFLPASEYARVKTVDFNKMAAGQQAFGTRYLDEVR; from the coding sequence ATGAAACGTCTCGTTCAATGGCTGCGCGCGTGCGGCCTTGCTGGTGCCACTATCGCTGCCGGCGCATTTGCGCTGGCAGCGCCGGTCCAGGCCCAGCCAGCCGGCCAGCAGGTCGCCATCTGCTACAACTGCCCGCCGGAATGGGCAGACTGGGCCAGCCAGATCAAGGCCATCAAGGACAAGACCGGCATCACCGTGCCGTTCGACAACAAGAACTCCGGCCAGGCCATCGCACAGATGCTGGCCGAGAAGTCGCACCCGGTGGCGGACGTCGCCTATCTGGGTATCACGTCCGCGTATCAGGCCAAGGAGAAGGGGCTGGTCGCCAACTACAAGCCCAAGCACTGGGAAGACATTCCGGCCGGCATGAAGGACCCGGATGGCGCCTTCTTCTCGATCCACTCGGGCACGCTGGGCTTCTTCGTCAACAAGGACGCGCTGGAAGGCAAGCCCGTACCGCGTTCGTGGAAAGACCTGCTCAAGCCTGAGTACAAGGGCATGGTCGGCTACCTGGACCCGAGCAGCGCATTCGTTGGTTATGTGGGCGCCGTGGCAGTCAACCAGGCACTGGGCGGCACGCTGGACAACTTCACCCCCGGCATCGAGTGGTTCAAGCAACTAAAGAAGAACGCGCCGATCGTGCCGAAGCAAACGGCCTACGCCCGCGTCGTGGCCGGTGAGATCCCCATCCTGCTCGACTACGACTTCAACGCCTACCGCGCCAAGTACAAGGATCACGCCAATGTGGAGTTCGTGATTCCGCAGGAGGGCTCGATTGCCGTGCCGTACGTGATGAGCCTGACCGCCAACGCGCCGCATGCCGACAACGCCAAGAAGGTGCTGGATTTCGTGCTGTCGGATGAAGGCCAGGCACTGTGGGCCAACGCCTACCTGCGCCCGGTGCGCGCCAACGCCATGAGCAAGGAGGCCGCATCGCGCTTCCTGCCGGCCAGCGAGTACGCCCGTGTGAAGACGGTCGACTTCAACAAGATGGCAGCCGGCCAGCAGGCCTTCGGCACGCGCTATCTGGACGAGGTCCGCTGA
- a CDS encoding FMN-dependent NADH-azoreductase, whose protein sequence is MTRLLHLDSSARPGSSDTARHGSHTRRLSARFVARWRERDPNAHVIYRDIGAEPPSPVDGRWVHAAFTPPAQREPWMHDRLAQSDALIDELLAADVIVAGVPMYNFGMPAQFKAYIDNIVRVGRTFGFDRSRAGAPYWPLLAGMNKRLVILSSRCDFGYGPGQRIAHMNHVEGGVATAFGYIGITDVASVAIEYDEFADDRLRASIASAEADVDALAASMATGVAAEVA, encoded by the coding sequence ATGACCCGTCTTCTGCACCTCGATTCCAGCGCCCGGCCGGGCAGTTCCGACACGGCTCGCCACGGTTCACACACCCGCCGGCTCTCGGCACGTTTCGTGGCGCGCTGGCGCGAACGTGATCCCAATGCGCACGTCATCTACCGGGACATCGGTGCCGAACCGCCCTCGCCCGTCGACGGTCGCTGGGTCCATGCTGCATTCACGCCACCCGCACAACGCGAACCGTGGATGCACGACCGGCTTGCGCAAAGCGACGCACTGATCGACGAGTTGCTCGCTGCGGATGTGATCGTGGCCGGCGTGCCCATGTACAACTTCGGCATGCCGGCGCAGTTCAAGGCGTACATCGACAACATCGTGCGCGTGGGCCGCACCTTCGGCTTCGACCGCAGCCGCGCTGGTGCGCCTTATTGGCCGCTGCTTGCCGGCATGAACAAGCGCCTCGTCATCCTCAGTTCACGCTGTGATTTCGGCTATGGCCCTGGCCAGCGCATCGCCCACATGAACCACGTGGAAGGCGGCGTGGCCACCGCTTTCGGCTACATCGGCATCACCGATGTGGCATCGGTTGCGATTGAGTACGACGAGTTTGCGGATGATCGGCTGCGTGCGTCGATTGCGTCCGCAGAAGCCGATGTCGATGCGCTGGCCGCGAGTATGGCGACGGGCGTCGCCGCCGAGGTGGCTTAG
- a CDS encoding LysR substrate-binding domain-containing protein — translation MRKLPPLSALRAFEATARHLSMKRAADELSVTPTAISHQIRRLEETLGVTLFERQVRALRLSEAGERLYPVLNTGFDAFAQAVDAIRPPEAQPARQRVTLTAPMGLAARWLVPKLGEFATQHPTVDLRIHASDTVVDLHGGSADLAVRYGELPDANAGLVAEHLFDDAYAPVCHPGLNIRSHDDLARVPLIHSEWQRTLPQPIGWPLWARAAGIEHVLKIESGIVLSDDGHAMSAAMAGQGVILANLPLVRDALAAGALVQPFDGPVIRRYAFWAVMPATRLEEGAVRAVWDWLRLAGSRGL, via the coding sequence ATGCGAAAACTCCCACCCCTGAGCGCGCTGCGGGCCTTTGAGGCCACCGCGCGCCATCTCAGCATGAAGCGCGCTGCCGACGAACTGTCGGTCACGCCCACGGCCATCAGCCACCAGATCCGCCGGCTGGAAGAGACGCTGGGTGTGACGCTGTTCGAGCGGCAGGTGCGCGCGCTGCGGTTGTCGGAGGCCGGCGAGCGGTTGTATCCGGTGCTCAACACGGGCTTTGATGCGTTTGCGCAGGCCGTCGATGCCATCCGGCCGCCGGAGGCTCAGCCGGCACGCCAGCGCGTCACACTCACCGCGCCAATGGGGCTGGCCGCACGCTGGCTTGTGCCCAAGCTTGGGGAGTTCGCCACGCAGCATCCGACGGTGGATCTGCGCATCCATGCGTCTGACACGGTGGTCGACCTGCATGGCGGCAGTGCGGATCTGGCCGTGCGCTATGGAGAATTGCCTGACGCCAATGCCGGCCTCGTCGCCGAACACCTCTTTGACGATGCCTATGCACCGGTCTGCCACCCGGGGCTGAACATACGATCGCACGACGATCTGGCGCGTGTGCCGCTCATCCACTCGGAATGGCAGCGCACGTTGCCGCAACCCATCGGCTGGCCTCTGTGGGCCCGTGCGGCTGGCATCGAGCACGTGCTCAAGATCGAGTCGGGCATTGTGCTGTCCGACGACGGGCACGCCATGTCTGCGGCCATGGCGGGGCAGGGCGTGATCCTGGCGAACCTGCCGTTGGTGCGCGACGCGCTGGCGGCGGGCGCGCTCGTGCAACCGTTCGACGGGCCGGTTATCCGCCGCTACGCGTTTTGGGCCGTGATGCCAGCAACACGCCTGGAGGAAGGCGCCGTGCGGGCCGTGTGGGATTGGCTACGTCTGGCCGGGAGCCGCGGCCTTTGA
- a CDS encoding ABC transporter permease: MKRMLSLSQWFITLLLCLFLIVPVVLSMAVGLTRNYIRGFKSGWTLDWVAQVWDMYQASIWMSLLVALCTLVIVLAAGVPAGYVLARRQSRTSRLIEEFLTLPVALPGLATALGLIVAYGGFGGFRESLWFIVVGHVVFTLPFMVRSVAAVAAGQNLKTLEEGAASLGATFAQRFRTIVLPNVQPGILAGALTVVTLSVGEFNLTWMLHTPQTKTLPVGLADTYASMRLEIASAYTLIFFVMIVPLLVLMQRFGGLRTSDTRNGKTSR, encoded by the coding sequence ATGAAACGCATGCTTTCCCTCTCGCAGTGGTTCATCACGCTGCTGCTTTGCCTGTTCCTGATTGTGCCCGTAGTGCTGTCGATGGCCGTGGGCCTGACACGCAACTACATCCGCGGCTTCAAGAGCGGTTGGACGCTCGATTGGGTCGCCCAGGTGTGGGACATGTACCAGGCGTCGATCTGGATGTCGCTGCTCGTGGCGCTGTGCACGCTGGTGATCGTGCTGGCAGCGGGCGTGCCGGCCGGCTATGTGCTGGCGCGCCGCCAGAGCCGAACGAGCCGCCTGATCGAAGAATTCCTGACGCTGCCTGTGGCGCTGCCGGGGCTGGCCACGGCGCTGGGGCTGATTGTTGCGTATGGCGGTTTCGGCGGCTTTCGCGAGAGCCTGTGGTTCATCGTGGTCGGGCACGTGGTGTTCACGCTGCCGTTCATGGTGCGCTCGGTGGCGGCCGTGGCTGCGGGGCAGAACCTGAAGACGCTGGAGGAGGGCGCGGCCAGCCTGGGTGCGACGTTTGCTCAGCGCTTTCGCACCATCGTGCTGCCGAACGTGCAGCCCGGCATCCTGGCCGGCGCGCTGACGGTGGTGACGCTGTCGGTGGGTGAATTCAACCTGACCTGGATGCTGCACACGCCGCAAACCAAGACCCTGCCAGTTGGTCTGGCCGACACCTATGCGTCGATGCGCCTGGAAATCGCCAGCGCCTACACGCTGATCTTCTTCGTCATGATCGTGCCGCTGCTGGTGCTGATGCAGCGCTTTGGCGGCCTGCGCACGAGCGACACCCGCAACGGAAAGACTTCCCGATGA
- a CDS encoding ABC transporter ATP-binding protein codes for MSNDSLNLAPVPIQLRGCGKHFGGQRVLDQLDLDIGAGETVVLLGPSGCGKTTTLRIVAGLEAPDAGGTVRFGDEDVTARPIERRRVGMVFQNYALFPNLSVRGNVEYGLRIQRRQNGLSDTQISTRADTLLEMMHLTPYADRAVDQLSGGQRQRVALARALAPEPRVLLLDEPLTALDAKLRESVRAEMDRLLRSLGITTIYVTHDQEEAMALADRIVVMEAGRIAQIGTPREIYFQPANRHVADFIGIMNRLDGLRRDGAFVCAGGRVPVLAGEGKDGNTTVFFRPEDAVLADPAHAALKGTVESAVFLGFRTRVRVAGVSAMPLFIDVPGRQHFAPGHAVGFDVPADRLLTLQA; via the coding sequence ATGAGCAACGATTCTCTCAATCTCGCGCCCGTGCCGATCCAGTTGCGCGGCTGCGGCAAACACTTCGGCGGCCAGCGTGTGCTGGACCAGCTCGACCTCGACATCGGCGCAGGCGAGACCGTCGTGCTGCTCGGCCCCTCGGGCTGCGGCAAGACCACCACGCTGCGCATCGTCGCCGGGCTGGAGGCGCCAGATGCCGGCGGCACCGTGCGCTTTGGCGACGAGGATGTCACCGCACGCCCGATTGAGCGCCGCCGTGTCGGCATGGTGTTCCAGAACTACGCGCTGTTTCCCAACCTGAGCGTGCGCGGCAATGTGGAATACGGCTTGCGCATCCAGCGTCGCCAGAATGGCTTGTCCGACACGCAGATCAGCACCCGTGCGGACACGCTGCTGGAGATGATGCATCTCACGCCGTATGCCGATCGCGCTGTCGATCAGCTCTCCGGCGGCCAGCGCCAGCGCGTGGCCCTGGCGCGTGCCCTGGCACCCGAACCGCGCGTGCTGCTGCTCGATGAACCGCTCACGGCGCTCGACGCCAAGCTGCGCGAATCCGTACGCGCCGAAATGGACCGCCTGCTGCGCAGCCTCGGTATCACCACCATCTACGTCACGCACGATCAGGAAGAGGCGATGGCACTGGCCGATCGCATCGTCGTGATGGAAGCCGGGCGCATCGCCCAGATCGGCACGCCGCGTGAGATCTACTTCCAGCCCGCCAACCGGCATGTGGCGGATTTCATCGGCATCATGAACCGGCTCGACGGCCTGCGGCGCGACGGTGCGTTTGTCTGCGCGGGTGGGCGTGTGCCCGTGTTGGCGGGCGAGGGCAAGGATGGAAACACTACCGTGTTCTTCCGTCCGGAAGACGCCGTGCTGGCCGATCCGGCGCATGCCGCGCTCAAGGGCACGGTGGAATCGGCGGTGTTTCTCGGGTTCCGCACCCGTGTGCGCGTGGCAGGGGTGTCGGCCATGCCGTTGTTCATTGACGTGCCCGGCCGCCAGCATTTTGCGCCGGGCCATGCGGTCGGCTTTGATGTTCCGGCAGACCGACTCCTCACCTTGCAAGCGTGA
- a CDS encoding polyhydroxyalkanoate depolymerase, with amino-acid sequence MNILAYPAYQAITELMRPWRDAAAIARATIAANPTLAESPHGRYIDACCELVQMAGLSHHRPPFGIDTVRSGGEPVAVTEEIVCNTPFGALLHFRKAGGPQQPRVLIVAPMSGHFATLLRGTVRTMLADHDVYITDWHNPRDIPLSAGSFGFGDYVGHVIGFLQQLGPDAHLVAICQPTVAALAAVALMAEDGDPAQPASMTLMAGPIDCRVNPTKVNALANSRPIEWFERNLISVVPAGFVGAQRRVYPGFMQLCAFMSMNLDRHAASFSDLHHERAKGDPTKAEAIRTFYEEYFATTDLTAEFYLETVSTVFQQYALPLGQLHVGGRRVEPRAIRHTALLTIEGEKDDICAVGQTVAAQDLCSSLRPYMKRHHVQTGVGHYGVFNGRKWETQIYPMVRATIHDHEPRERSAAAASQAGGQVVSLRSWIESSKAAAPGQT; translated from the coding sequence ATGAACATCCTTGCCTATCCCGCCTACCAGGCGATCACGGAGCTGATGCGGCCGTGGCGGGATGCTGCAGCCATTGCACGGGCAACGATCGCCGCGAACCCCACATTGGCCGAGAGCCCGCACGGCCGCTACATCGATGCCTGCTGTGAACTCGTACAGATGGCCGGCCTATCGCACCACAGGCCGCCCTTTGGCATCGACACCGTGCGCTCGGGCGGCGAGCCTGTCGCCGTGACGGAAGAGATCGTCTGCAATACCCCCTTTGGAGCGTTGCTGCATTTCCGCAAGGCGGGCGGTCCGCAACAGCCACGGGTGCTGATCGTCGCGCCAATGTCCGGACACTTCGCTACGCTGCTGCGCGGCACCGTGCGGACCATGCTGGCCGACCACGATGTGTACATCACCGATTGGCACAACCCGCGCGACATTCCGCTGTCCGCTGGCAGTTTTGGTTTTGGCGACTACGTTGGCCACGTCATCGGGTTCCTGCAGCAACTCGGGCCCGATGCTCACCTCGTGGCCATCTGCCAACCCACCGTGGCCGCGCTGGCCGCCGTGGCACTGATGGCTGAAGACGGTGACCCCGCCCAGCCCGCCAGCATGACGCTGATGGCTGGGCCGATCGACTGCCGCGTCAATCCGACCAAGGTCAACGCACTGGCCAACAGCCGGCCAATCGAGTGGTTCGAGCGCAACCTGATCAGCGTGGTGCCGGCAGGCTTTGTGGGCGCGCAACGGCGCGTGTACCCAGGCTTCATGCAGTTGTGCGCCTTCATGTCGATGAACCTGGATCGGCACGCGGCATCGTTCTCTGACCTGCACCACGAGCGCGCAAAGGGCGACCCAACCAAGGCCGAGGCGATCCGCACGTTCTACGAGGAGTACTTCGCTACCACTGACCTGACGGCCGAGTTCTACCTGGAAACCGTGAGCACGGTGTTTCAGCAGTACGCGCTGCCGCTCGGGCAGTTGCACGTAGGTGGCCGACGGGTCGAGCCGCGTGCCATCCGCCACACCGCCTTGTTGACCATCGAGGGCGAGAAGGACGACATCTGCGCGGTCGGCCAGACGGTGGCCGCGCAGGACTTGTGCAGCAGTCTTCGCCCTTACATGAAGCGGCACCACGTGCAGACCGGCGTGGGGCACTACGGTGTATTCAACGGCCGCAAATGGGAAACGCAGATCTATCCGATGGTGCGCGCCACCATCCACGACCACGAGCCGCGTGAGCGCAGCGCAGCCGCGGCGTCGCAGGCCGGTGGCCAGGTCGTCAGCCTGCGCAGCTGGATCGAATCTTCAAAGGCCGCGGCTCCCGGCCAGACGTAG
- a CDS encoding ABC transporter permease, protein MSTVTRTTLPEDAVLPARWRVALLAPAVALFCAFWLLPMAALLRVSGSEGLIATYTAALTTPRYLSSLVSTVVLSAAVTLATLVLSTIAGLFLVRHNVPGKRLITAMLTFPLAFPGVVVGFMVILLAGRQGLLGDLTRQLTGEKWVFAYSIGGLFLGYLYFSIPRVVLTVMAAAEKLDRSLEEAARSLGASSWQVTRDVLVPGLAPALIASGAICFATSMGAFGTAFTLATEIDVLPMTIYTEFTLNAGIAMAAALSVVLGVVTWLVLAIARTASGGQTGAAA, encoded by the coding sequence ATGAGCACCGTCACCCGAACCACCTTGCCTGAGGACGCGGTACTGCCCGCGCGGTGGCGGGTGGCGTTGCTGGCGCCAGCCGTTGCGCTGTTCTGCGCGTTCTGGCTGCTGCCGATGGCTGCGCTGCTGCGTGTGAGCGGCAGCGAAGGGCTGATCGCCACTTATACGGCGGCGCTGACCACGCCGCGCTACCTGAGCAGCCTGGTGTCGACCGTGGTGTTGTCAGCGGCAGTCACGCTGGCAACGCTGGTTCTGTCGACCATCGCAGGGCTGTTCCTGGTACGCCATAACGTGCCGGGCAAACGGCTCATCACGGCCATGCTGACGTTTCCGCTGGCGTTTCCGGGTGTGGTGGTTGGCTTCATGGTGATCCTGCTGGCCGGGCGCCAGGGCCTGCTGGGCGACCTGACACGCCAGTTGACCGGTGAGAAATGGGTCTTCGCCTATTCCATCGGCGGGTTGTTTCTCGGTTACCTGTATTTCTCGATCCCACGCGTGGTGCTGACGGTGATGGCGGCAGCGGAAAAGCTCGACCGCTCGCTGGAAGAGGCGGCACGCTCGCTGGGCGCATCGTCGTGGCAGGTGACACGTGATGTGCTGGTGCCGGGGCTGGCACCTGCGCTCATCGCCTCCGGGGCGATCTGCTTTGCCACGTCGATGGGCGCGTTTGGCACAGCATTCACACTCGCCACCGAAATCGACGTGTTGCCGATGACGATCTATACCGAGTTCACGCTCAATGCGGGGATTGCGATGGCCGCTGCGCTGTCGGTCGTGCTGGGTGTTGTGACCTGGCTGGTGCTGGCGATTGCGCGCACGGCCAGTGGTGGGCAGACGGGAGCGGCAGCATGA
- a CDS encoding phosphodiesterase, giving the protein MHFLQLTDLHIKRPGRLAYRRVDSAAYLARTVAHILAQPERPEAIVLTGDLVDAGSPEEYAHLRAVLAPLNAAGIRMLPVLGNHDARDAAREAFADWLTPIPAAAQDPHAFQYWTDIGDVRLIVLDTLDTGHPGGRLGLQRLDWLTEALAQETQRPTVIAMHHPPFATGIHHMDVQSLAEDDIPPFAQIVRAAGNVERIICGHLHRSIDVRFAGTVASTCPSPAHQVALDLDPAGEPGFVMEPPAYKVHAWVPGQGLVSHLAYVGEFDGPHPFFEPDGRLID; this is encoded by the coding sequence ATGCACTTCCTGCAACTGACTGACCTGCATATCAAGCGCCCGGGGCGACTGGCCTACCGACGTGTGGATTCCGCTGCCTATCTGGCACGTACCGTGGCACACATCCTCGCGCAGCCGGAGCGGCCCGAGGCCATCGTGCTGACCGGCGATCTGGTAGATGCCGGCTCCCCCGAGGAATACGCGCACCTGCGCGCCGTGCTGGCACCGCTGAATGCAGCAGGCATCCGCATGCTGCCGGTGCTCGGCAACCATGACGCCCGAGACGCCGCACGTGAAGCCTTTGCCGACTGGCTCACGCCCATTCCGGCGGCTGCACAAGACCCGCATGCCTTCCAGTACTGGACCGATATTGGTGACGTGCGCCTGATCGTGCTCGACACGCTGGACACCGGCCATCCGGGCGGCCGCCTGGGCCTGCAGCGGCTCGACTGGCTGACTGAAGCGCTGGCGCAGGAAACGCAGCGCCCGACCGTCATTGCCATGCACCATCCGCCGTTTGCCACGGGCATCCATCACATGGATGTGCAATCGCTGGCCGAAGATGACATCCCGCCGTTCGCACAGATCGTGCGTGCCGCCGGCAATGTTGAGCGCATCATCTGCGGCCATCTGCATCGCTCCATCGACGTGCGCTTTGCGGGCACGGTGGCATCGACCTGCCCATCCCCCGCGCACCAGGTGGCGTTGGATCTGGACCCGGCAGGCGAACCCGGCTTTGTGATGGAGCCGCCTGCCTACAAGGTGCACGCCTGGGTGCCGGGCCAGGGGCTGGTGAGTCATCTCGCCTACGTGGGCGAATTTGATGGCCCGCACCCGTTCTTCGAGCCGGATGGTCGGTTGATCGACTAA
- a CDS encoding LacI family DNA-binding transcriptional regulator has product MASSIKDVATRAGISIATVSRAVNTPERVSAETLARVQAAMDALQYRPNALGRQLRAMHTGLLGVVLPSLANPVFAECMQGIEDAASITGQRVMLMTTAYDLEREARAIETLLEQRVDGLVLTVADAAANPHLDRLDAEHVPYVLVYNDTVGQPRIPARCCVTVDNRAAARDAIRALLAQGHKQIRMLTGTLSASDRAALRHDGYREALEAAGIAPQPPVEIDFNADAMLPTELARLLAPPRPTAIFCSNDRLALLTIRSLREMGLRVPEDVSVIGFDGLAMGQWLMPTLATVAQPHRQIGADAAQALARRIAGEVVPSITLPHRLLHGGTLARAPAVPASLSVVPSSLTSDTQGASR; this is encoded by the coding sequence GTGGCAAGCAGCATCAAGGACGTGGCAACGCGGGCGGGCATCTCCATCGCCACTGTGTCGCGTGCCGTCAATACGCCGGAGCGTGTGAGCGCTGAGACGCTCGCCCGCGTGCAGGCCGCCATGGATGCGCTGCAGTACCGCCCCAATGCATTGGGCCGCCAACTGCGCGCGATGCATACGGGGCTGCTGGGCGTGGTGCTGCCCTCGCTGGCCAACCCGGTGTTTGCTGAGTGCATGCAGGGCATTGAAGACGCGGCGTCCATCACGGGCCAGCGCGTCATGCTCATGACCACCGCTTACGACCTCGAGCGTGAAGCCCGTGCCATCGAGACCCTGCTGGAGCAGCGCGTCGACGGCCTGGTCCTGACGGTGGCCGATGCCGCCGCCAACCCCCATCTCGATCGGCTGGACGCCGAGCACGTGCCGTACGTGCTGGTCTACAACGACACCGTCGGCCAGCCGCGCATTCCCGCACGCTGCTGCGTCACCGTCGACAACCGGGCCGCCGCGCGCGATGCCATCCGTGCGCTGCTGGCGCAGGGCCACAAGCAGATCCGCATGCTGACCGGCACGCTGTCGGCATCGGACCGTGCCGCGCTACGCCACGACGGCTACCGCGAGGCATTGGAAGCCGCCGGCATTGCCCCGCAGCCGCCGGTGGAAATCGACTTCAACGCCGATGCCATGCTGCCCACCGAACTGGCCCGTCTGCTGGCGCCACCGCGCCCGACCGCCATTTTCTGCAGCAACGACCGCCTGGCATTGCTCACGATCCGCTCGCTGCGCGAGATGGGCCTGCGCGTGCCGGAAGACGTAAGCGTGATCGGCTTTGACGGCCTGGCGATGGGGCAGTGGCTCATGCCCACGCTTGCCACGGTGGCGCAACCGCATCGCCAGATTGGCGCGGATGCCGCCCAGGCGCTGGCCCGCCGCATCGCAGGCGAGGTCGTGCCATCGATCACGCTGCCGCATCGCCTGCTGCATGGCGGCACGCTGGCCAGAGCGCCGGCCGTGCCCGCATCGCTTTCCGTTGTGCCTTCTTCCCTCACGTCTGATACGCAAGGAGCGTCTCGATGA
- a CDS encoding glutathione S-transferase family protein gives MSRTTTTLTISSRNYSSWSFRGWLLARLAGIEFETVVVPVDDAAARAELLLLSPSILVPCLHHEGIKVWDTLAIAEYLNEIRPQAHLLPADRAARAHCRAVCGEMHSGFSALRSALPMNLRAQFPNFRVWSRAQDDIERIVAIWRECLQRYGGPWLFGKAPGMADAMYAPVVTRFLTYDVKLDPDIAGYCATVLKHPFVREWMEAAQLETEDIDELDVEF, from the coding sequence ATGAGCCGGACGACCACTACGCTGACCATCAGCAGCCGCAACTATTCGTCGTGGTCGTTCCGTGGCTGGCTGCTCGCCCGGCTGGCGGGCATCGAGTTCGAAACGGTGGTGGTGCCGGTCGACGATGCCGCCGCGCGTGCGGAGTTGCTGCTGCTGTCGCCGTCGATTCTCGTGCCGTGTCTCCACCACGAGGGCATCAAGGTGTGGGACACCCTTGCCATTGCCGAATACCTCAACGAGATCCGTCCGCAAGCGCATCTGCTGCCGGCCGACCGCGCGGCGCGCGCGCATTGCCGCGCCGTCTGCGGCGAGATGCATTCCGGTTTCAGCGCACTACGCTCTGCATTGCCGATGAACCTGCGCGCACAGTTTCCCAACTTCCGGGTCTGGTCGCGCGCGCAGGACGATATCGAACGCATCGTCGCCATCTGGCGAGAATGCCTGCAGCGCTATGGTGGCCCGTGGCTGTTCGGCAAGGCACCCGGCATGGCCGATGCGATGTACGCCCCGGTCGTGACGCGCTTTCTTACCTACGATGTCAAGCTCGATCCCGATATCGCCGGGTACTGCGCGACCGTGCTCAAACATCCGTTCGTGCGCGAGTGGATGGAAGCCGCACAGCTTGAGACCGAAGACATCGACGAGCTGGACGTGGAGTTCTGA